From the genome of Pirellulales bacterium:
AATGGAGGGATACGAGTATGCCCTATAACATCTTTTCTACCTATGCAATCGGTGAAAATCGGGTCACAGCTTCGATTTTAGCAGTATTGCAGTCACTGTCACTTGAACGAATGACTCGAATTATAGGCGCTTTATTTGAAAGGCCCGAGTTCGAGCTGGTTTCGTTCAAAAATCAGGTTTCGGGAGGCGCTGACGGCATACCTGATGCTGAGATTTCAAGTAGTTGCCGATTATTGATCGAAACAAAAATAAAACAGAACGCTCTTGATCTAGAACAACTGAAACGGCATGTTTCACGATTCAAAGACACGAAAGAGGCAACGAAATTGCTTTTGATTTTGACTCCAGATGATCGGACTCCTGATGTTATCAATGAATTTTCTCCCGAGATAGTTACTTGGGCATCATTTGTAAAACTTCACCAAGCAATCGAAGAACTATTAAATGATAGGACGGAGATCATATCAGAGCGTGAAGCATTTCTTTTGAAGGAATTACAAGTCATGCTTGACCGTGAAGATTTGATTTCGAGTGCAAAAGATGTAGTAGTGGTTGCCGCACGTCGTGCGTGGCCCGATTATCAACGCAATCACGCATATGTTTGTCAGCCGGGGCGTCAGTTTCAGCGGACAGATCGAATGGCCTTTTATGCAAATAATCAGATTTACCAATTAGTTCCTCGGATTCTAGATGTGCATGATCCCGTCGAGTTTATTCCGGATCGACATGGCGAAAAGTTGGATAATCTCATCAAAAAAATAATTCAGGAAACACCTCAGCGAAAAAACGAACAGCATAAGGTCGTCTTTCTTTCGGCACCCGACTCGCCTGATACAGTCATTTTGAGCAAGCCGATACCAAATGATCTAAAAACAAAAACAGGTCGTGCCGCAGCATACACAATGGGACAAAGGTACACGACTACGATTCTTCTACAAAAAGCGAAGTCGACAAGTGATTTAGACGTTGATGATGAGTAAAATCCGAACAGTCTCCTCACCCCAGCCCTCTCCTCGAGGAGAGGGCGACAAAAATCACACCAATATTCCATGCCACTTCGCCGCATTCCTAAATCGAGGCAAGCTTTTCAACACGCTCGGCGATTACGGCGCACGATGACCAAGCCGGAGCGGGCTCTGTGGCAGTTGTTGCGAGATCGGAGGCTTGCGCAACTTAAATTTCGTCGGCAGCAACCGATTGGAAATTACATCGTGGATTTTTTCTGTGAAGCCGTTGGATTGCTGATCGAATTAGATGGTTCCAGTCATGATGGACATGCTGGTTACGATCTGCAGCGGCAAGCGTGGTTGGAATCGCAAGGGTTGCGACTACTGCGAATTGCAAATGACGATGTCGTTGGTGATCCCGAAGCAGTTGTAATGGGCATTGCGCAGGCAGCGAGGATTGATGTTACTGGATGGTTGCAGAACGGACAAAATCTCGTCGAGATCGAGTGAGACAAACATTGACGAACCATCGAAATCCGGACCGTGAATTTTTCGCAGCCCCCTCACCCCGGCCCTCTCCCCGAGGAGAGGGAGTTTTTCTTTCTGAATCTATCCCAATCAAAGCTTCTCGATTCACTTATTAAATCCGCCAGCCACTTTAAAAACCGCCGTCGACGGCTTTGCTGGAATACAGGGGCAGGTAGCGGTAGTAAACTTCCAGCGTGAGAATGGCCAGCGAGGTGTTGAGCAGGCGGCCCCCTTTGTCGTCGTGGAAGTCGGGGAAGTACCAACTGCCGTTTTCGTGCCCTTCGGTGGCTTGTGTGGCAATCAGGTAATCGCGCATGACTTTGTTCCAGCGCTCCCATTGCGAACCGCCGTGATGGTACATCACTTGGGTGGCATAGTAATTGAAGTACATGTTGGTGTCGGAGGGGCCGAGCTTTTCCAGCGCCGTAACGCCGGCATTCAGCGCCGGATGATTGCGGCTCCAGCCCAGATACATGCGGCATAATAGGCCAACCGAAGTAGTTGTTGCGCCGCCGTTGCTGGGGAGCGTGTAACCGTAGTAGGCGCCTTTTTCGTTCTGGACGCTGTCCAAGAATTTATTGGCCAGGAAGAACGCGGGCGAAGAAACATCTAAGCCGGCCATTTGGGCGCTTTTCAGCGCCATGAGTTGCCAACCGGTGACGCTGGTGTCGCCCACCTGGCCGGGAAAGTATCGCCAGCCACCGCCATGACGGTCTTGGGCGTAGAGGATGAAATTTACCGCCTGCTGGGCGTAGGGGCGGAGATTGGAATCTTTGGACATGGCGTAGGCTTCGCACAGCACGATGGTCGCCAAGCCTTGGGCGTACATCGAGCCCTCTTGCAAGTCGCCGCCTTGCGGGGTGGCGAGCATTCTGGTGCCCAAATAATACAATCCGCGATTCACCTGCTCGGTGTAGGGTCCTTCCTTGTGCGTGTATCCGGCGCCATAAAACGGCAACAGAGCCAGCGCGGTGGCGGCGGTCGTGGAAGTTTCGCGGCCCGGGTTGCGGCACAAATTGTCGCACGGCGGGCCGTCGAAATTGAAACGCCAACCGCCGTCATCGTGTTGATGAGCCAAGAGCCATTTCAGGCCGCGCTCCACGGCGGCCTCGCTGGCTGCTGACCCGCCGCCAGAGCCGACTAATTGAGCGCGTCGCTCCGGCGAACGGCCACCCAACCCGCCGCCTCCTTTGCCCATGCTTTGTCCCCAGGGCACACCGCCGCCATCGCTGGAAAGCGTGGCTGCCAGCGGATCGACCTCGGTGTGCGGGTCGAGCCGGGCTCCCACCTTTCGCGAGGGGCCCAGCTCGGGCACGCCCAGGGGTGTGTCGTCCAGCGCGGAGCCAAACAAATCGCCATTGGGGGAAGCGGTTGCCGCCCCCGCCGGGCCGGGTCGCGTATGGTCCGCGGGCCCGTTATCGGTGGGCAAATTTTCCAGCAATGGCTCGTCGCTGGAGACGGTGTGCACGTTCAAGTGGACGGGGGCGATTTCCTTGATGACGTGCCGCACCAGCAAGCCGAGAATTACCAGCAGAGTGGCATGTACGATGGCACTGGTGAACCACGCGCCGGCTTGCTGATGAAACGGCCACATGCGGCGCCAGGGCGACAGCCCGACTTCGACGGGCGCCGGTAGTGGTTCGACCGGGGCGGATGAAGTTTCGGAGGTGCCGGCGTCGG
Proteins encoded in this window:
- a CDS encoding DUF559 domain-containing protein — translated: MPLRRIPKSRQAFQHARRLRRTMTKPERALWQLLRDRRLAQLKFRRQQPIGNYIVDFFCEAVGLLIELDGSSHDGHAGYDLQRQAWLESQGLRLLRIANDDVVGDPEAVVMGIAQAARIDVTGWLQNGQNLVEIE
- a CDS encoding prenyltransferase/squalene oxidase repeat-containing protein; the encoded protein is MAKPQNSAMPRETPLSANAPLSPPELGIEGSTSSSTNSKQPGSRGWRNEPRLGDELPSNEKPTEPKPATSEPAATVPVTDAVAEPAATTEPAAAVSEANTPTSADAGTSETSSAPVEPLPAPVEVGLSPWRRMWPFHQQAGAWFTSAIVHATLLVILGLLVRHVIKEIAPVHLNVHTVSSDEPLLENLPTDNGPADHTRPGPAGAATASPNGDLFGSALDDTPLGVPELGPSRKVGARLDPHTEVDPLAATLSSDGGGVPWGQSMGKGGGGLGGRSPERRAQLVGSGGGSAASEAAVERGLKWLLAHQHDDGGWRFNFDGPPCDNLCRNPGRETSTTAATALALLPFYGAGYTHKEGPYTEQVNRGLYYLGTRMLATPQGGDLQEGSMYAQGLATIVLCEAYAMSKDSNLRPYAQQAVNFILYAQDRHGGGWRYFPGQVGDTSVTGWQLMALKSAQMAGLDVSSPAFFLANKFLDSVQNEKGAYYGYTLPSNGGATTTSVGLLCRMYLGWSRNHPALNAGVTALEKLGPSDTNMYFNYYATQVMYHHGGSQWERWNKVMRDYLIATQATEGHENGSWYFPDFHDDKGGRLLNTSLAILTLEVYYRYLPLYSSKAVDGGF